The proteins below are encoded in one region of Thermococcus peptonophilus:
- a CDS encoding putative zinc-binding protein: MTMGTSKLCIIVCANSLSELVVREALKELGNDVALCPLSMDATGVENVKDAITKAKYVMVVDSCSDECGKKRAEALRIHYDEHLNLEEELGIKMPCYRNPAIEVVDDVGLAAAHLVERVKEVLEKL; this comes from the coding sequence ATGACGATGGGGACTTCCAAATTGTGTATAATTGTCTGTGCCAACTCCCTTTCGGAATTGGTCGTCAGGGAGGCCCTTAAGGAGCTTGGTAATGATGTTGCGCTCTGTCCCCTGAGCATGGATGCCACCGGAGTTGAGAACGTCAAAGATGCCATTACCAAGGCTAAGTACGTGATGGTGGTGGACTCCTGCTCGGATGAGTGCGGCAAAAAACGTGCTGAAGCCCTCAGAATACACTATGATGAACACCTCAACCTCGAAGAGGAGCTTGGCATTAAAATGCCCTGCTATAGAAACCCTGCCATTGAAGTCGTGGACGATGTTGGGCTGGCCGCGGCCCACCTGGTAGAGAGGGTTAAAGAGGTTCTTGAGAAGCTCTAA
- a CDS encoding ABC transporter permease produces MNAIDQFRRSFAIAKKDMLIFYLKGPVVIMGLLFPFFLFLAFLIGRNLGGETLFAGLVGMTVFFTSTAVGPTIVPWECRGRTFERLITAPVSLTTVLLGDFQASFYFGLGVSLAVSVPTMLYLGIHPGFALFLGSTLLALACFSAMAILMSSYPPTDVPADVMMLSSLVKFSLLFISGIFVPLDKLPAYGRAISLVSPLTYYVDAVKHSLGEGYLPVWIDLMMLAIFAVAFFLSGSWVHNRVLERRFT; encoded by the coding sequence ATGAACGCGATTGACCAGTTCAGGCGCTCCTTCGCTATAGCAAAGAAGGACATGCTCATATTCTACCTCAAGGGGCCGGTCGTGATAATGGGGCTTCTCTTCCCGTTCTTCCTGTTCCTTGCATTTCTCATCGGAAGGAACCTGGGCGGGGAGACGCTCTTCGCTGGCCTGGTCGGAATGACCGTCTTCTTCACCTCAACTGCAGTCGGACCAACAATAGTCCCCTGGGAGTGCAGGGGGAGAACCTTTGAGAGGCTAATAACCGCCCCGGTCTCTCTAACCACCGTCCTCCTAGGTGACTTTCAGGCTTCGTTCTACTTCGGGCTCGGCGTTTCTCTGGCCGTCTCAGTACCGACGATGCTCTACCTCGGGATACACCCGGGGTTTGCCCTCTTCCTTGGGAGCACCCTCCTCGCTTTAGCCTGTTTCTCCGCGATGGCCATCCTGATGTCCTCTTACCCGCCGACGGATGTTCCGGCGGATGTCATGATGCTCTCCTCTCTCGTCAAGTTCTCGCTCCTCTTCATAAGCGGGATCTTCGTCCCCCTAGATAAGCTGCCAGCCTACGGAAGAGCAATCTCCTTGGTGTCACCGCTCACCTACTACGTTGATGCTGTGAAGCACTCCCTCGGTGAGGGCTACCTTCCGGTCTGGATTGATCTGATGATGCTGGCCATCTTTGCGGTGGCCTTCTTCCTGAGCGGCTCGTGGGTGCACAACAGGGTGCTTG
- a CDS encoding arsenic resistance protein — MNWLKLKNHLDKYLPVYVTLAMIAGFYVGTHADVEKYKSTLKTLNMLVVISMIYPMMINLRLGELKNSAKLGKQLTIALTMGLIISPLIMYGAIWLTELFHPLNHQLALGLLLAVVVPCSSMSIAYTGFTKGNIELATIVVALSFTLAIVTVPGWLKIFASSYHVSISVWLLIKTIIIVVITPMILGVLTRWYLIKKLGTEGFLRIKPAFPAISLLGMYTIVFLIFMEKAKLIASKPSIVGLALIPLVIYYTTALLFMTLVDRAAGIPYRDHMAITFTSVGKNEGTAMAIALAAGTGLMAIAPAVTPIVQIPFLVGYVKMWRKIASLWNCKVLHEEAEPVP; from the coding sequence ATGAACTGGTTAAAACTTAAGAACCACCTCGACAAGTACCTCCCCGTTTACGTTACGCTTGCCATGATAGCGGGCTTTTACGTCGGAACGCACGCGGACGTTGAGAAGTACAAAAGCACGCTCAAGACGCTCAACATGCTCGTCGTTATTAGCATGATCTACCCGATGATGATAAACCTGCGCCTTGGAGAACTGAAGAACAGCGCGAAGCTCGGAAAGCAACTGACCATAGCTCTCACGATGGGTCTCATTATCTCTCCGCTCATCATGTATGGTGCAATATGGCTCACGGAGCTGTTCCACCCCCTTAACCACCAGCTGGCCCTCGGTCTTCTCCTGGCTGTGGTAGTCCCCTGCTCCTCGATGAGCATAGCCTACACCGGCTTCACAAAGGGCAACATAGAGCTCGCAACGATCGTCGTCGCCCTCAGCTTCACGCTGGCTATAGTCACTGTCCCAGGATGGCTCAAGATATTCGCCTCAAGCTACCACGTCAGCATCTCAGTCTGGCTCCTAATCAAGACAATCATAATAGTCGTCATAACCCCTATGATACTCGGCGTCCTGACGAGGTGGTACCTCATCAAAAAGCTCGGAACGGAGGGCTTCCTTAGGATAAAGCCTGCCTTTCCAGCGATCTCACTTCTCGGCATGTACACAATAGTCTTCCTCATCTTCATGGAGAAGGCCAAGCTCATAGCCAGCAAACCTAGCATAGTTGGATTGGCCCTCATCCCTCTGGTAATCTACTACACCACGGCGCTCCTCTTCATGACTCTCGTTGACAGGGCCGCTGGGATACCCTACAGGGACCACATGGCGATAACCTTCACATCAGTCGGAAAGAACGAGGGGACTGCAATGGCAATAGCACTCGCCGCTGGCACTGGGCTTATGGCAATAGCCCCAGCGGTCACTCCAATCGTCCAGATACCCTTCTTGGTTGGCTACGTCAAGATGTGGAGAAAGATAGCCAGCCTCTGGAACTGCAAAGTCCTTCATGAGGAAGCCGAGCCCGTCCCATGA
- a CDS encoding universal stress protein yields the protein MFRKVLFPTDFSEGAEEAAKRFERVNEMPVGEVILLHVIDEGAIEDLMNGYSLLYENEELELKEVEEKLKMKAMERLQSKVEDVKRIFKTEKVKPVVRFGIPWEEIVRVAEEEDVSLILLPTHGKLGFSKELLGSTAMRVVKKTLRPVLLLKPKCKLGGEEE from the coding sequence ATGTTCCGGAAGGTGTTGTTCCCAACGGACTTCAGTGAAGGTGCAGAAGAAGCCGCCAAGAGGTTCGAAAGGGTTAATGAAATGCCAGTAGGGGAAGTCATCCTGCTCCACGTCATAGACGAAGGAGCCATTGAAGACCTAATGAACGGCTACTCCCTTCTCTACGAGAACGAGGAGCTTGAGCTGAAGGAGGTCGAGGAGAAGCTGAAGATGAAGGCCATGGAAAGGCTCCAGTCCAAGGTGGAGGACGTTAAAAGGATCTTCAAGACGGAGAAGGTCAAGCCCGTTGTTAGGTTCGGAATCCCGTGGGAGGAGATAGTTAGAGTTGCCGAGGAGGAGGACGTCTCGCTCATACTTCTTCCAACCCATGGAAAGCTCGGCTTCTCAAAGGAGCTCCTCGGCTCCACCGCAATGCGCGTTGTCAAAAAGACCCTCAGACCGGTTCTGCTCCTAAAGCCAAAGTGCAAATTAGGAGGTGAGGAAGAATGA
- a CDS encoding ATP-binding protein DrrA1-3 family domain-containing protein yields the protein MPKEISVSSASRVERKGDKLRIHTDDPDATIKELVRYAEEKGLRIVSLKTFTPSLEDVFVELVGGKDERD from the coding sequence ATGCCCAAAGAGATCTCAGTTTCCAGTGCATCAAGGGTCGAGAGAAAGGGCGACAAGCTGAGAATACATACAGATGATCCGGACGCGACGATAAAGGAACTCGTCCGCTACGCTGAGGAAAAGGGACTGAGGATAGTGAGCCTGAAAACGTTCACCCCTTCCCTTGAGGACGTTTTCGTGGAGCTGGTAGGTGGTAAGGATGAACGCGATTGA